From Pseudarthrobacter equi, a single genomic window includes:
- a CDS encoding DUF3039 domain-containing protein, translated as MVGMTSMTDPLENDPMRELSGAGTSTATIEREELRQEVEPGDRERFSHYVRKEKIMESALSGEPVIALCGKVWTPGRDPKKFPVCPTCKEVYEGLRPGNDGGKGPGGDSGSNK; from the coding sequence ATGGTTGGCATGACTAGCATGACGGACCCTCTCGAAAACGACCCGATGCGCGAGCTTTCCGGGGCTGGTACGTCCACGGCCACCATTGAGCGCGAGGAACTGCGCCAGGAGGTCGAACCGGGGGACCGGGAGCGCTTTTCGCACTATGTCCGCAAGGAAAAGATCATGGAGTCGGCGCTGAGCGGTGAGCCCGTCATCGCACTGTGCGGCAAGGTCTGGACGCCGGGCCGGGATCCGAAGAAGTTCCCGGTGTGCCCCACGTGCAAAGAGGTCTACGAGGGCCTCCGCCCGGGCAATGACGGCGGCAAGGGTCCCGGAGGGGACTCAGGCAGCAACAAATAG
- the nagB gene encoding glucosamine-6-phosphate deaminase, with amino-acid sequence MEVVILGGSRPIGKLAADAIEELLRRKPDAVLGLATGSSPLPVYEELAARHATGLDFSRASGFALDEYVGLPDGHPEQYRNVIRREFTDRINIDPANVHSPDGSAADIPAACDAYEAAIAAAGDVDLQLLGVGTDGHIGFNEPGSSFASRTRIKSLIEQTRKDNARFFTSLADVPHHVITQGLGTIMDARHVILIATGAQKAQAVRDFVEGPVAAICPASVLQFHPHATVLVDEAAASALKLADFYRHTYDNKPSWQGL; translated from the coding sequence GTGGAAGTTGTAATCCTTGGCGGCAGCCGTCCCATCGGGAAGCTGGCCGCTGACGCCATCGAAGAGCTGTTGCGGCGCAAACCGGACGCTGTGCTGGGGCTGGCCACCGGGTCCTCGCCCCTGCCCGTCTACGAGGAACTGGCCGCGCGCCACGCAACAGGGCTGGATTTTAGCCGGGCGTCTGGCTTCGCCCTCGATGAATATGTGGGACTGCCCGACGGGCACCCCGAGCAGTACCGGAACGTGATCCGCCGCGAATTCACCGACCGGATCAATATCGATCCCGCCAACGTCCATTCGCCGGACGGCTCCGCCGCGGACATCCCGGCAGCCTGCGATGCCTATGAAGCCGCCATCGCCGCTGCCGGGGACGTGGACCTGCAGTTGCTGGGCGTTGGCACCGACGGCCACATCGGTTTCAATGAGCCCGGGTCCTCCTTCGCCTCGCGCACCCGGATCAAGAGCCTGATCGAACAGACCCGCAAGGACAACGCGCGGTTCTTCACCAGCCTGGCGGACGTTCCGCACCATGTCATCACGCAGGGCCTGGGCACCATCATGGACGCCCGGCACGTGATCCTGATCGCAACCGGAGCCCAGAAGGCGCAGGCGGTCCGGGACTTCGTGGAGGGACCCGTTGCTGCGATCTGCCCGGCGTCGGTCCTGCAGTTCCACCCGCACGCCACCGTCCTGGTGGACGAAGCCGCCGCTTCGGCCTTGAAACTCGCCGATTTCTACCGGCATACCTACGACAACAAGCCCTCCTGGCAGGGCCTTTAG
- a CDS encoding DUF2017 domain-containing protein — protein MAKAFKYGLKGITGFLEPTERELLRSLIADVISMLQPEEREGQDPLAALIGLDMDVVEPTDRAVRRLLPNVVKDDGDASLEFRQLTERSLRETKIGALRAAALDLDKDEIVLTTEGAKHWSTALNDVRLVLAERLDIRDEQDAEHVHLMQDWSQAEDVESYLALVYNFTTWLQESLVQAMLQSMESRR, from the coding sequence GTGGCTAAGGCATTCAAGTACGGACTCAAGGGCATCACCGGATTCCTGGAACCAACCGAGCGCGAACTCCTGCGGAGCCTGATTGCCGATGTCATCTCCATGCTGCAGCCGGAGGAACGCGAGGGCCAGGACCCGCTGGCGGCACTCATCGGACTGGACATGGACGTGGTTGAGCCCACCGACCGTGCGGTCAGGCGGTTGCTGCCGAACGTGGTCAAGGACGACGGCGACGCCTCGCTGGAGTTCCGCCAGCTCACCGAGCGCTCGCTGCGGGAAACCAAGATCGGAGCCCTGCGGGCCGCGGCGCTGGACCTGGACAAGGACGAGATCGTGCTGACCACCGAGGGCGCGAAGCACTGGTCCACGGCGCTGAACGACGTCCGCCTGGTGCTGGCTGAACGGCTGGACATCCGCGACGAACAGGATGCCGAGCACGTCCACCTGATGCAGGACTGGTCCCAGGCCGAAGACGTGGAAAGCTACCTGGCGCTGGTCTACAACTTCACCACCTGGCTGCAGGAATCCCTGGTGCAGGCCATGCTCCAGTCCATGGAAAGCCGCCGTTGA
- a CDS encoding nicotinate phosphoribosyltransferase: MSTSAGWDHPRTSFYTDHYELTMLQASLHSGAAHRKSVFEAFARRLPDGRRYGIVAGTGRLLEGIANFRFGKAELDFLARTNVVDDATLEYLSSYRFSGDIWGYAEGEAYFPNSPILIVEGTFAEACMLETYILSVLNHDSAIASAASRMVSAAGGRPCIEMGSRRTHEEAAASAARAAVIAGFGSTSNLEAGIRYGIRTVGTAAHSFTLLHDTEREAFEAQIASLGEGTSLLVDTYDVEQAVRTAVDIAGPRLGAVRLDSGDLVAQAQWVRRLLDDLGNENTKIMVTSDLDEYAIAALQSAPVDAYGVGTSLVTGSGAPTASMVYKLVSRTDDDGAYVSVAKAAKNKASVGGRKYALRKLDSRGTATAEVVGVGHRPEDDGNDRPLLQQFMKNGELLPGWTGHEGVVRAARRHADSMAELPPVVNRLQRGEAAIPTIYEDN; the protein is encoded by the coding sequence GTGAGTACCTCTGCCGGCTGGGACCATCCCCGCACGTCCTTTTATACAGACCACTACGAGCTGACCATGCTGCAGGCTTCGCTCCATTCCGGCGCGGCCCACCGCAAATCGGTGTTCGAGGCCTTTGCACGGCGGCTCCCGGACGGCCGCAGGTACGGCATCGTGGCAGGCACCGGCCGGCTGCTGGAGGGCATCGCCAACTTCCGCTTCGGCAAGGCGGAGCTGGATTTCCTGGCCCGCACCAACGTGGTGGATGACGCCACGCTGGAGTACCTGTCCTCCTACCGGTTCTCCGGCGACATCTGGGGTTACGCGGAGGGTGAGGCCTACTTCCCCAACTCCCCCATCCTGATCGTCGAGGGCACGTTCGCCGAAGCCTGCATGCTGGAGACGTACATCCTGTCCGTCCTCAACCATGACAGCGCCATCGCTTCCGCCGCGTCGCGCATGGTCAGCGCTGCCGGCGGCCGCCCCTGCATTGAGATGGGGTCGCGGCGCACCCACGAGGAAGCGGCTGCTTCGGCCGCGCGTGCCGCCGTGATCGCCGGCTTTGGCAGCACCTCCAACCTCGAGGCCGGCATCCGGTACGGCATCAGGACGGTGGGCACCGCCGCGCACTCCTTCACGCTGCTGCATGACACCGAGCGCGAAGCCTTCGAGGCGCAGATCGCTTCCCTCGGCGAGGGCACCTCCCTTCTGGTGGACACGTACGACGTCGAACAGGCCGTCCGCACGGCCGTGGACATTGCGGGTCCCCGGCTGGGTGCGGTGCGGCTGGACTCGGGCGACCTCGTGGCCCAGGCACAGTGGGTCCGCCGGCTGTTGGACGACCTCGGCAACGAGAACACCAAGATCATGGTCACGTCCGATCTCGACGAGTACGCCATCGCCGCCCTGCAGTCCGCTCCGGTGGACGCTTACGGTGTGGGCACGTCGCTGGTCACCGGTTCCGGTGCTCCCACCGCCAGCATGGTCTACAAGCTGGTCAGCCGCACGGACGACGACGGCGCGTACGTCTCCGTGGCCAAGGCCGCCAAGAACAAAGCCAGCGTGGGCGGGCGCAAATATGCGCTGCGCAAGCTGGACAGCCGAGGCACGGCTACGGCGGAGGTAGTGGGCGTAGGCCACCGCCCCGAAGACGATGGGAACGACCGCCCCCTGCTGCAGCAGTTCATGAAGAACGGCGAGCTCCTTCCCGGCTGGACCGGGCACGAGGGAGTGGTCCGGGCGGCCCGGCGGCACGCCGATTCCATGGCCGAACTGCCGCCGGTGGTCAACCGGCTGCAGCGCGGCGAGGCAGCAATCCCCACCATCTACGAAGACAACTGA
- the murI gene encoding glutamate racemase yields the protein MTTASSKEPSAVAAQVSAASDPPAAALETRPIGVFDSGVGGLTVARSIIDQLPNESILYVGDTAHGPYGPLPIAEVRANALGVMDELVDSGVKLLTIACNSASAAVLRDARERYTAKYGIPVIEVIQPAVRRAVAATRSGRVGVIGTSATVGSRAYEDTFAAAPDLHITSVACPEFVSYVEAGITTGPELLAVAEEYLAPLKASGVDTVVLGCTHYPLLTGVISYVMGADVTLVSSAEETAKDVYRALATNNLQRTAATPPEHHFVATGDAAQFETLARRFLGPEVLSVRHVDHVAAQYPTGSLARITPEMIAAAQSARTRPRISNFVDRALADTGPAGSSGGTGL from the coding sequence ATGACAACAGCCTCGAGCAAGGAGCCGTCAGCGGTCGCTGCACAGGTGTCCGCAGCCAGCGACCCTCCCGCAGCGGCGCTGGAAACCCGGCCCATCGGCGTTTTCGATTCCGGCGTAGGCGGCCTCACGGTGGCCCGCTCCATCATCGACCAGCTGCCCAACGAGTCCATCCTCTACGTGGGGGATACGGCACACGGGCCCTACGGGCCGCTGCCCATCGCCGAAGTCCGCGCCAATGCCCTCGGCGTCATGGACGAACTGGTGGACTCCGGCGTCAAGCTGCTCACCATAGCCTGCAACTCGGCGTCGGCCGCTGTGCTCCGGGACGCCCGCGAGCGGTACACGGCCAAGTACGGCATCCCTGTCATTGAAGTCATCCAGCCGGCTGTCCGCCGCGCCGTGGCGGCCACCCGCTCCGGGCGCGTCGGCGTCATCGGAACTTCCGCCACCGTCGGCTCCCGGGCCTACGAGGACACCTTCGCCGCAGCCCCGGACCTGCACATCACCTCCGTGGCCTGCCCTGAATTCGTCAGCTACGTCGAGGCCGGCATCACCACCGGGCCGGAGCTGCTGGCCGTTGCCGAGGAATACCTCGCACCCCTGAAGGCCTCGGGCGTGGACACCGTGGTGCTGGGCTGCACCCACTACCCGCTGCTGACCGGCGTCATCTCCTATGTCATGGGGGCGGATGTCACCCTCGTCTCCAGCGCCGAGGAAACCGCCAAGGACGTCTACCGGGCCCTGGCAACCAACAACCTGCAGCGCACGGCGGCCACCCCGCCCGAGCACCATTTCGTGGCCACCGGCGACGCCGCGCAGTTCGAAACCCTGGCCCGGCGGTTCCTCGGACCCGAGGTGCTGTCCGTCCGCCACGTGGACCACGTGGCTGCGCAGTACCCCACGGGAAGCCTTGCCCGCATCACGCCGGAGATGATCGCAGCGGCCCAGAGCGCGCGGACCCGGCCGCGAATCTCCAATTTCGTGGACCGCGCACTTGCGGACACCGGCCCCGCCGGCAGCAGCGGGGGGACCGGCCTGTGA
- a CDS encoding transporter: MVAHLLRLKLTLLRNGLKRSPWQIVGIAFGALYAVGIVGALVVALIMVGRESHEIAQTAVVLGGSIAILGWGLIPVAVSSADMTLDPLRFTTFAVPMRQLLAGLALGGLIGIPGVATALVGLATVATWSRGILSAGAALVGAVLGILTCIILSKVVTTATASLASSRRFKDISGVVFMIPLILLGPIVAGVAQGISASAAFLPDFARALAWTPLGAAWSLGGDIDAGQPGAAGLKLLIAAATLAALTWCWKVLLERALVNPPYAGGGSRKGGKLGMFALLPPTPTGAVTARSLTYWLRDPRYGGSLIVIPLLAVVLFFQASQGDSLGALSVLGPLTAFLMAWSISADISYDNTAFALHLATGVRGTADRLGRALACLILSVPVVLAFTVVPFAFTGSWEWLPGVLGLSLGMLLSGLGLSSVVSARYNIAVPLPGDSPFKKPPGNVGQTMLVQFGGMGVLAFLVIPEAALLIVQSVTGNPFFGWLNLGVGLALGLVLFVVGVRVGGRWLEARGPEMLAQLTVNR; encoded by the coding sequence ATGGTTGCGCACCTCCTAAGGCTCAAGCTGACTCTGCTGCGCAACGGGCTCAAGCGCAGCCCCTGGCAAATCGTGGGTATTGCCTTTGGCGCCCTTTATGCCGTGGGAATCGTGGGGGCGCTGGTGGTCGCGCTGATCATGGTGGGGCGCGAAAGCCACGAAATTGCACAGACTGCCGTGGTGCTGGGCGGATCCATCGCCATCCTTGGGTGGGGGCTCATCCCGGTGGCCGTATCCTCTGCCGATATGACCCTGGACCCGCTGCGGTTCACCACCTTCGCCGTGCCCATGCGGCAGCTTCTGGCGGGGCTCGCACTGGGCGGCCTGATTGGCATCCCCGGGGTGGCCACCGCACTGGTGGGTCTTGCCACCGTGGCAACCTGGTCACGGGGCATCCTTTCGGCCGGTGCCGCACTGGTGGGGGCTGTCCTGGGAATCCTGACCTGCATCATCCTGTCCAAGGTGGTGACCACGGCTACGGCCAGCCTTGCCTCGTCCCGGCGCTTCAAGGACATCAGCGGCGTGGTCTTCATGATTCCGCTGATCCTGCTGGGACCCATCGTGGCAGGTGTTGCACAAGGCATCAGCGCCTCGGCGGCGTTCCTGCCTGACTTCGCCCGTGCCCTTGCATGGACGCCGCTGGGTGCGGCCTGGTCCCTCGGCGGAGACATTGACGCCGGGCAACCCGGGGCCGCCGGTCTGAAACTGCTGATCGCCGCCGCAACGCTGGCGGCCCTTACCTGGTGCTGGAAAGTCCTCCTGGAACGCGCGCTGGTCAACCCGCCCTACGCAGGCGGTGGAAGCCGGAAGGGCGGAAAGCTGGGAATGTTCGCCTTGCTGCCGCCAACACCCACCGGAGCCGTAACGGCCCGTTCACTCACGTACTGGCTGCGGGACCCCCGCTACGGCGGATCGCTCATTGTCATTCCGCTGCTGGCCGTGGTGCTGTTCTTCCAGGCCAGCCAGGGGGACAGCCTGGGCGCCCTTTCCGTGCTCGGCCCGCTCACGGCTTTCCTCATGGCCTGGTCCATTTCTGCAGACATCTCCTATGACAACACCGCCTTCGCCCTCCACCTGGCCACCGGGGTCCGGGGAACCGCAGACCGCCTGGGCCGTGCACTGGCGTGCCTGATCCTCTCCGTCCCGGTGGTGCTGGCCTTCACGGTGGTGCCCTTTGCCTTCACCGGGTCCTGGGAGTGGTTGCCTGGCGTGCTGGGCCTGTCACTGGGCATGCTGCTCAGCGGGCTGGGACTGTCATCAGTGGTGTCCGCCCGGTACAACATCGCCGTTCCGCTGCCGGGCGACAGCCCGTTCAAGAAGCCGCCGGGAAATGTTGGCCAGACCATGCTGGTGCAATTCGGCGGCATGGGCGTGCTTGCCTTCCTGGTCATTCCGGAGGCCGCGCTGCTCATCGTGCAGAGCGTCACGGGTAATCCGTTCTTCGGGTGGCTGAACCTTGGCGTAGGCCTGGCCCTGGGGCTGGTACTTTTTGTGGTGGGCGTCAGGGTTGGCGGCCGCTGGCTGGAAGCCCGCGGTCCGGAAATGCTGGCCCAACTCACTGTGAACCGTTGA
- a CDS encoding DEAD/DEAH box helicase, which produces MTETLFGGPTLPPAYPERAAWGTAPKLRAWQQEALDLYLAKSPRDFLAVATPGAGKTTFALRIASTLIDSGAVNRVTIVAPTDHLKRQWADAAAKVGIAIDPNFKNSDGQHGRGFIGVAVTYAQVASKPMLHRAKTEAARTLVILDEIHHGGEALSWGDGLREAFDPAIRRLSLTGTPFRSDTSPIPFVEYAEDRDGIRRSKADYTYGYGNALRDHVVRPVMFMAYSGQMRWRTSAGEEMAASLGEAAVTKDITSHAWRTALNPAGEWIPAVLAGADRRLSEVRRTVPDAGGLVIATDHEDARAYAGQLKRITGESPTVILSDDAKASSKIEEFTASEKRWMVAVRMVSEGVDVPRLSVGVYATSTSTPLFFAQAVGRFVRARKRGETASVFLPSVPTLMALANSMEMERDHALDRPEKEDGDGLFNPEDSLMAEANREDKASDSLTKGKFEALDSQASFDRVLFDGGEFGTGGEVGSDDEMDFLGIPGLLDAEQVGTLLRQRQHEQLNRKNRKGPAAAETVIPAVPDHRMLMDLRNELAKNVAAWAARTGTPHGMVHTKLRTVCGGPPVAQANEEQLQARLRKLQDWFVGRK; this is translated from the coding sequence GTGACGGAGACGCTCTTTGGCGGCCCCACCCTGCCCCCGGCCTATCCGGAACGCGCAGCCTGGGGAACCGCCCCGAAACTCCGTGCCTGGCAGCAGGAGGCCCTTGACCTCTACTTGGCCAAAAGCCCCCGCGATTTCCTTGCGGTAGCAACGCCCGGCGCCGGTAAGACCACCTTCGCCCTGCGCATCGCCTCAACGCTCATCGATTCCGGTGCGGTAAACCGCGTGACCATCGTGGCGCCCACCGACCACCTCAAGCGGCAGTGGGCTGACGCTGCAGCCAAGGTGGGCATCGCGATCGACCCCAACTTCAAGAACTCGGACGGCCAGCACGGCCGCGGATTCATCGGGGTTGCTGTCACGTATGCCCAGGTTGCCAGCAAACCGATGCTGCACCGCGCCAAGACCGAGGCCGCCCGCACGCTGGTGATCCTGGACGAGATCCACCACGGTGGCGAAGCCCTGTCCTGGGGCGACGGTCTGCGGGAGGCCTTCGACCCCGCGATCCGCCGGCTGTCCCTGACCGGAACACCGTTCCGTTCGGATACCTCGCCTATTCCGTTCGTGGAGTACGCCGAGGACCGCGACGGCATCAGGCGCTCCAAAGCCGATTACACTTACGGCTACGGCAACGCCCTGCGCGACCACGTGGTCCGGCCCGTGATGTTCATGGCGTATTCGGGCCAGATGCGCTGGCGTACCAGTGCCGGCGAGGAGATGGCGGCGTCCCTGGGCGAGGCTGCCGTCACGAAGGACATCACCTCGCATGCCTGGCGGACAGCACTAAACCCGGCCGGCGAGTGGATCCCCGCCGTCCTGGCGGGCGCGGACAGGCGGCTCAGCGAGGTGCGCCGCACGGTGCCCGACGCCGGCGGCCTGGTGATTGCCACGGACCACGAGGACGCGCGGGCCTACGCCGGGCAGCTGAAGCGGATCACGGGGGAGTCGCCCACGGTGATCCTCTCCGATGACGCGAAGGCCTCGAGCAAGATCGAGGAGTTTACCGCTAGCGAAAAGCGGTGGATGGTGGCTGTCCGGATGGTGTCCGAAGGCGTTGACGTGCCCCGGCTGTCCGTCGGTGTGTACGCAACGTCCACGTCCACGCCGTTGTTCTTTGCCCAGGCTGTGGGGCGTTTCGTGCGTGCCCGCAAGCGCGGCGAAACTGCCTCGGTGTTCCTGCCGTCCGTCCCCACGCTGATGGCGCTGGCCAACTCCATGGAAATGGAGCGGGACCACGCCCTGGACCGGCCGGAGAAAGAAGACGGCGACGGCCTGTTCAACCCCGAGGACTCGCTGATGGCCGAGGCGAACCGGGAGGACAAAGCCTCGGACAGCCTCACCAAGGGCAAGTTCGAGGCACTGGACTCACAGGCCTCCTTCGACAGGGTCCTGTTCGACGGCGGCGAGTTCGGCACCGGCGGCGAGGTGGGGTCCGACGACGAAATGGACTTCCTGGGCATCCCCGGGCTCCTGGATGCCGAGCAGGTGGGCACGCTGCTGCGGCAGCGCCAGCATGAACAGCTGAACCGGAAGAACCGGAAGGGGCCGGCGGCGGCGGAAACCGTGATTCCAGCCGTACCGGACCATAGGATGCTGATGGACCTGCGGAACGAGCTGGCGAAAAACGTGGCTGCATGGGCGGCCCGGACCGGCACTCCGCACGGCATGGTGCACACCAAGCTGCGCACCGTCTGCGGCGGTCCACCGGTGGCCCAGGCCAACGAGGAACAGCTGCAGGCGCGGCTGCGGAAGCTTCAGGACTGGTTCGTCGGCCGCAAGTAG
- a CDS encoding DUF3253 domain-containing protein, with product MSAPFRGARSERHAVNGPKPSDDAAPRGAAPSGKSASGKSASGSSSSGPTGKELETAILKLLAARAATSTICPSDAARAVGGEHWRGLMEPVRQAARRLVDAGDVEVTQGGSVVDPGTAKGPIRIRKAR from the coding sequence ATGAGCGCGCCATTCCGCGGCGCTCGTTCTGAACGGCATGCCGTGAACGGGCCGAAGCCATCGGATGACGCGGCACCTCGCGGCGCTGCCCCGTCCGGCAAGTCCGCCTCCGGCAAGTCCGCCTCCGGCTCTTCCTCTTCCGGGCCCACCGGCAAGGAACTGGAGACTGCCATCCTGAAGCTGCTGGCCGCCCGGGCAGCCACATCCACTATTTGCCCGTCCGATGCCGCCCGCGCCGTGGGCGGCGAGCACTGGCGGGGTCTGATGGAGCCGGTCCGCCAAGCCGCCCGCCGGCTGGTTGACGCCGGCGACGTCGAGGTCACCCAGGGCGGTTCCGTGGTGGATCCGGGCACCGCCAAGGGCCCCATCCGCATCCGCAAGGCCCGCTAG
- a CDS encoding isochorismatase family protein has protein sequence MSRALIIVDVQNDFCEGGSLAVDGGAAVAGAISEYVDAHHNEFDHIVATQDWHIDPGGHFSETPDFKDSWPAHCVAGTRGADLHPDLDTEYIEAYFRKGQYAAAYSGFEGLLAPEDAVPTGERQAGSTGDALEPDGDAVGLDDWLQSHDVEDVVVVGIATDYCVLATSLDAVQAGYSVTVVRSLTAGIAEDLEEAVAEMELGGVDVA, from the coding sequence ATGTCACGCGCACTAATTATTGTCGACGTCCAGAACGACTTCTGCGAGGGCGGTTCGCTTGCCGTTGACGGCGGCGCTGCCGTGGCCGGCGCCATCAGCGAATACGTCGACGCCCACCACAACGAATTCGACCACATTGTGGCCACCCAGGACTGGCACATCGATCCGGGCGGGCACTTTTCGGAAACCCCTGATTTCAAGGACAGCTGGCCGGCGCACTGCGTGGCGGGCACCCGCGGCGCGGACCTCCACCCGGACCTGGACACCGAATACATCGAGGCGTATTTCCGGAAGGGCCAGTACGCTGCCGCGTACTCGGGCTTCGAGGGACTCCTGGCGCCCGAGGACGCCGTCCCCACCGGGGAGCGCCAGGCCGGTTCAACAGGCGACGCCCTTGAGCCGGACGGGGACGCCGTCGGCCTCGACGACTGGCTGCAGAGCCATGACGTTGAGGACGTTGTGGTGGTGGGGATCGCCACCGACTACTGCGTGCTGGCCACCTCCCTCGACGCCGTCCAGGCAGGATACTCGGTCACCGTGGTCCGGTCCCTCACGGCGGGCATTGCCGAAGACCTGGAAGAAGCCGTGGCGGAGATGGAACTCGGCGGCGTAGACGTCGCCTGA
- the clpS gene encoding ATP-dependent Clp protease adapter ClpS — protein sequence MSISVAPGPDTQEGTRTGTAESIDTLAAPDIPWNLVIWNDPVNLMSYVSYVFQSYFGYSETKANKLMMEVHKKGRSIVTHGSKEQVERHAVAMHGFGLWATVEKASGTSGNPGRGKGKRG from the coding sequence ATGAGCATTAGCGTTGCGCCCGGCCCTGATACGCAGGAGGGCACCCGGACCGGAACAGCGGAGTCCATAGACACCCTGGCCGCCCCGGACATCCCCTGGAACCTGGTGATCTGGAACGATCCCGTCAACCTCATGAGCTACGTCAGCTACGTTTTCCAAAGCTATTTCGGGTATTCGGAGACCAAGGCGAACAAGCTCATGATGGAGGTCCACAAGAAGGGCCGGTCCATCGTGACGCACGGCAGCAAGGAACAGGTGGAGCGCCACGCGGTGGCCATGCACGGCTTCGGGCTGTGGGCCACAGTGGAAAAGGCAAGCGGCACGTCCGGCAACCCGGGCCGGGGCAAGGGGAAACGTGGCTAA
- a CDS encoding ABC transporter ATP-binding protein, with translation MTAPQPHPALPPTPAGPPPGGAVPALSIRGLAKRFGTKIAVDGISLDVPAGSFYGIVGPNGAGKTTTLSMATGLLRPDFGTALVHGVDVWVNPLEAKRLMGILPDGVRLFDRLTGEQLITYAGLLRGMDRGVVASRVGELLAAMDLAQDAGTLVVDYSAGMTKKIALASALIHAPRLLVLDEPFEAVDPVSASNIRSILDSYVASGGTVIVSSHVMDLVQRMCDHVAVVAGGRVLAAGTVDEVRAGASLEDRFVQLVGGRSHTEGLEWLRTS, from the coding sequence ATGACTGCTCCGCAACCGCACCCGGCGCTTCCACCCACCCCTGCCGGCCCACCCCCTGGCGGGGCCGTTCCGGCACTGTCCATCCGGGGGTTGGCCAAGCGTTTTGGCACCAAGATCGCCGTGGACGGAATCAGCCTCGATGTCCCGGCCGGCTCCTTCTACGGCATCGTGGGTCCCAACGGCGCCGGCAAGACCACCACCCTGTCGATGGCGACGGGGCTTCTCCGCCCGGACTTCGGCACGGCCCTGGTGCACGGCGTGGATGTCTGGGTGAATCCCCTGGAGGCCAAAAGGCTGATGGGCATCCTCCCGGATGGCGTCCGGCTCTTCGACCGCCTCACCGGAGAACAGCTCATCACCTATGCCGGGCTGCTGCGCGGCATGGACCGCGGGGTGGTGGCTTCCCGGGTGGGCGAGCTGCTCGCTGCCATGGACCTGGCCCAGGACGCCGGCACCCTGGTGGTGGACTACTCGGCCGGCATGACCAAGAAGATCGCCCTCGCTTCGGCACTGATCCACGCCCCGCGGCTCCTGGTCCTTGATGAGCCTTTTGAAGCCGTGGACCCTGTCTCGGCGTCGAATATCCGGTCAATCCTGGACAGCTACGTCGCCTCGGGCGGAACAGTCATTGTCTCCAGCCATGTAATGGACCTGGTGCAGCGCATGTGCGACCACGTGGCAGTGGTGGCAGGCGGCCGTGTGCTGGCTGCCGGAACCGTTGACGAGGTCCGCGCCGGAGCCTCCCTGGAAGACCGCTTCGTCCAGCTGGTGGGCGGCCGGAGCCACACGGAAGGGCTGGAATGGTTGCGCACCTCCTAA